ATGCGAGACGGGCAACCGCGCTATGTCACCGCCGTGAGCCAGAGTGATGTAGCCGATGGCTGGCGTGACCATCGCAGCGGCGGGGGTTGTGTCATAGATATAGAGAGCAATGAAATCATCGCAACTGGGTTATCGATGCCGCATTCGCCGCGCTGGTATCGCGATCGCCTTTGGTTGCTGAACTCTGGAACGGGCGAGTTTGGCTACATCGATACTGCGACCGGTCAGTTTGAAGCGGTAACTTTTTGCCCTGGTTATCTGCGCGGCTTGGCCTTTGCTGGAGACTTTGCCATTGTGGGTCTCTCCGAACCCCGGCACAACAAAAGCTTTCAAGGGTTGCCGTTAGACGCGGCATTGGCAGAAAAGAGAGCCGTACCGCGCTGTGGCATCGGCGTGATTGATCTGCGCAGTGGCGACCTGGTGCATTCGCTGCGCATCGACGGCGTGGTTTCAGAACTGTATGACGTGGTGACAATTCCGGGAGTGCGGTCTCCCATGGCGATCGGCTTTCGTTCTGATGAAATTCGTCGAGTGATTTCGATGGGGGATGGGTAACGGGAAAAAGGTTACTCGTTCACAGAGTTAGAAAAACGTCCTAGCCGTTCCGCAGCCACAGGATCGGCGTCTAGCTCCGTGGGTTTGCTTTGTGTCTTTCATATCACTTATTTGAGCGATCGCCCTTGATGACCCAAAGGCGATCGCTCAAATACCATCCATCCTCTGACCATGGGCGCTCAGGCAACCTATCAGCTTCAGGGTATCGGGATGGATGAACCGTAAACCCCATTTAAGGAATCTA
This genomic window from Leptolyngbya sp. CCY15150 contains:
- a CDS encoding TIGR03032 family protein, encoding MVGDHSSRPDSLELSGSRQLTSWLLEQNLSLAFTTYQAGKVFWIGLQPNGQLSVFERTFERCMGLTVHGNSLYLSTLYQLWRFENSLSPGQDYQGYDAVYVPQMSYITGDLDIHDVVMAEGNPRPIFVNTLFSCLATVSDTHSFVPLWHPPFISKLAAEDRCHLNGLAMRDGQPRYVTAVSQSDVADGWRDHRSGGGCVIDIESNEIIATGLSMPHSPRWYRDRLWLLNSGTGEFGYIDTATGQFEAVTFCPGYLRGLAFAGDFAIVGLSEPRHNKSFQGLPLDAALAEKRAVPRCGIGVIDLRSGDLVHSLRIDGVVSELYDVVTIPGVRSPMAIGFRSDEIRRVISMGDG